Proteins from one Acropora muricata isolate sample 2 chromosome 9, ASM3666990v1, whole genome shotgun sequence genomic window:
- the LOC136929429 gene encoding tRNA wybutosine-synthesizing protein 2 homolog, giving the protein MSCVFITSKTNAKKAKIFLEKQGLYDRERKMTKISEEEVMIPVKEALSQQIRCKEIHGADKSFDLVIPVEGKIQRIDLQGMNQLKMSPKVRLKIAIEHMLQEKGVTFNDTLHQDLCSHWEKHDDLILLPEKCFTLDEWKQFGVDLWKLVAETLGVQRLAKKSAISSDGFRTPNVSLLYGDNGWVTHVDNGIKYTFDVTKCMFSAGNISEKIRIGDFDCKGQTVVDLYAGIGYFVLPYLIHAKAAMVYACEWNDNAIDALRKNLKLNGVNDHCIIYEGDNKKFPLQGVADHVNLGLIPSSEPGWPVACAALRSDSGGWLHVHGNVTSGFGGNEEVDAAILPSKTSLQTNNFKHSVKSSQLCLHDQAHVSKPTSSLMSSKCDKRSSFSSNMEKIPSSNKKMKPEWLDWASYVAESLLWHLTKSHENKTWNVHVQHIEHVKSYAPHIDHLVLDVECRPSQI; this is encoded by the exons ATGTCGTGTGTATTTATCACTAGTAAAACTAATGCTAAAAAAGCAAA AATTTTCTTGGAAAAACAAGGTCTGTAtgacagagaaagaaaaatgacaaagatttcagaagaagaagttaTGATTCCAGTTAAAGAGGCACTGAGTCAACAAATAAGGTGCAAAGAGATACATGGAGCTGATAAATCTTTTGACTTGGTAATTCCAGTCGAGGGAAAAATCCAACGCATTGACTTGCAGGGTATGAACCAGCTCAAAATGTCACCCAAAGTTAGACTGAAAATCGCCATCGAACACATGCTTCAGGAGAAAGGTGTGACATTTAATGACACACTACATCAAGATCTTTGTAGTCACTGGGAAAAGCATGATGACCTGATTCTCTTACCAGAGAAATGCTTTACACTGGATGAGTGGAAACAATTTGGTGTTGATCTTTGGAAACTTGTGGCTGAGACTCTTGGTGTACAACGACTTGCTAAGAAATCAGCAATAAGTAGTGATGGTTTTCGAACACCTAATGTAAGTTTGTTATATGGCGACAATGGTTGGGTAACACATGTTGACAATGGAATCAAATACACTTTTGATGTGACAAAGTGTATGTTCTCTGCTGGAAATATATCTGAAAAGATTAGAATTGGTGACTTTGATTGCAAGGGACAAACTGTTGTTGATCTTTACGCCGGGATAGGATATTTTGTGTTACCATATCTCATCCATGCCAAAGCAGCCATGGTCTATGCATGTGAATGGAATGACAATGCTATTGATGCCTTGAGGAAGAATTTGAAGCTTAATGGTGTCAATGATCATTGTATCATATATGAGGGTGATAATAAGAAG TTTCCACTCCAAGGAGTGGCAGATCATGTCAATCTTGGTCTGATTCCATCAAGTGAGCCTGGGTGGCCTGTAGCTTGTGCTGCTTTGCGATCCGACTCAGGAGGCTGGTTGCATGTTCATGGCAATGTAACATCAGGCTTTGGTGGCAATGAAGAAGTAGATGCTGCAATTCTCCCTTCAAAAACGTCTCTTCAAACCAATAATTTTAAGCACTCAGTAAAAAGTAGTCAGTTATGTTTACATGATCAAGCCCACGTCAGCAAGCCAACATCTTCCTTAATGAGCTCAAAATGTGATAAGAGAAGTTCCTTCTCATCCAACATGGAAAAAATTCCGTCTtccaacaagaaaatgaagccTGAATGGTTAGACTGGGCATCCTATGTTGCTGAAAGTCTTTTATGGCACTTGACAAAATCCCACGAGAATAAGACCTGGAATGTTCACGTACAACACATTGAGCATGTGAAGTCATATGCACCACACATTGATCATCTTGTGCTGGATGTAGAATGTCGTCCGTCTCAAATATAG